In a single window of the Candidatus Zixiibacteriota bacterium genome:
- a CDS encoding SpoIIE family protein phosphatase, producing MLKLVGTDGRRFYSWALSPGRHTIGRSPDCQCYIPDKTVSRSHAEIEVSSDKADCFLKDLGSHNGTQLNGMAVTERIPIKIQDNITFGSTEFRIASAEEATAGSVERTTARLSEHDPQNSVFLSINEALKPLPQKVGDQPELLSTLFEMAKMLGGHEPQDVMLNRSLEMISRVIKAERLAVLFVSEDQSEVLTAACLLPGGRDPGAFSLSRTIVSEIITNKNAILISNPLDDPRFASQQSIIMSQLSSAVAVPLFDEGKVLGILYADTADPRHHYDDEQLRVLATFGNLVASRLLNYALMTERQEKHVLDAELKRASAIQKKLLVETPPELPGWDICAFQEQCQSVGGDLYDFRKLADDRLLFMVADVSGKGMGAALLMANILASFRILYESRRFDLALAVQRVSQQLFENSDPEDFATLFVGLIDPGDSTVRYINSGHNPPLLVRADGSHEHLEPSGIMIGAFGAFEWPEQTAKLEPGDLIFVFSDGVTEADRGGEQFGEKRTEQLVTAVRSEGSQQIVDKLMGSINEFMGEAPRSDDITILTVKRAIQ from the coding sequence ATGCTAAAACTGGTTGGAACCGACGGCAGACGATTCTACTCCTGGGCGCTGTCCCCGGGACGACATACGATTGGCCGCAGCCCGGATTGCCAATGCTACATACCGGACAAGACAGTATCCCGAAGTCACGCTGAGATCGAAGTGTCATCGGATAAGGCCGACTGCTTCCTGAAGGACCTCGGCAGTCACAACGGTACGCAACTCAACGGCATGGCTGTTACCGAACGCATCCCGATCAAGATTCAGGACAACATCACCTTTGGCTCCACCGAATTCAGAATCGCTTCGGCCGAAGAAGCCACAGCCGGTTCGGTGGAACGGACCACGGCACGGCTTTCCGAGCATGATCCTCAGAATTCCGTCTTTCTGTCCATAAATGAAGCTCTTAAACCGCTGCCGCAGAAGGTCGGCGACCAGCCGGAGTTGCTCAGCACGCTGTTTGAGATGGCCAAGATGCTCGGTGGGCATGAACCGCAGGATGTTATGCTGAACCGTTCGCTTGAGATGATCTCTCGTGTGATCAAGGCCGAACGGCTGGCCGTGCTTTTCGTTTCCGAAGATCAGAGTGAGGTCCTCACCGCCGCCTGCCTCTTGCCCGGCGGGCGCGATCCAGGCGCTTTTAGTCTCTCACGCACTATCGTCAGCGAGATTATTACCAACAAGAACGCGATTCTGATCTCAAATCCTCTGGATGATCCGCGATTTGCCTCCCAACAGTCGATAATAATGTCGCAGTTGTCCTCGGCCGTGGCCGTACCGTTGTTCGATGAAGGAAAGGTCTTGGGTATCCTGTATGCCGACACGGCTGATCCTCGACATCATTACGACGATGAACAACTTCGCGTGCTGGCCACGTTCGGCAACCTGGTCGCATCCCGTCTTTTGAACTACGCACTGATGACCGAGCGGCAGGAAAAACATGTGTTGGATGCCGAACTCAAGCGGGCCTCGGCCATTCAGAAAAAACTCCTGGTTGAAACGCCGCCCGAACTACCCGGATGGGACATCTGCGCCTTTCAGGAACAGTGCCAATCGGTCGGGGGCGACCTTTACGATTTTCGGAAACTGGCCGATGATCGCTTACTCTTCATGGTGGCCGATGTTTCCGGAAAAGGTATGGGCGCGGCTCTGTTGATGGCCAACATTCTCGCTTCTTTTCGCATTCTGTACGAATCACGCCGTTTTGACCTGGCTCTGGCCGTTCAGCGGGTGTCCCAGCAGCTTTTCGAGAACAGTGATCCCGAGGACTTCGCCACTTTGTTCGTGGGTCTCATTGACCCCGGCGATTCAACCGTCCGCTACATCAATTCGGGTCACAACCCGCCGTTGCTGGTGCGGGCCGACGGGTCTCACGAGCACCTTGAGCCTTCCGGTATTATGATAGGAGCTTTCGGGGCTTTCGAGTGGCCGGAGCAAACGGCCAAGCTTGAGCCGGGCGATCTGATCTTTGTTTTCTCCGATGGTGTCACCGAAGCCGACCGCGGCGGTGAGCAGTTTGGCGAAAAACGAACCGAGCAACTGGTCACCGCGGTTCGAAGCGAGGGCAGCCAACAGATCGTGGACAAACTGATGGGATCGATAAACGAATTCATGGGGGAAGCGCCACGGTCGGATGACATAACTATCCTGACAGTCAAGAGGGCAATACAGTGA
- a CDS encoding MotA/TolQ/ExbB proton channel family protein gives MLLTQIIRIKSRGVFWIALAGLVIGGTSLGWAQSVDTTICIKKPVAIRSDTAQGTDVDIRVRWQVECDTLRLPPQTFDEFRVWCSEDALFDGVTVQSQRITDDSVIVFYGKDSTASYYFKVVGYRGGEEITTSEIMPFSLVRAGEGVYYRTLGYWFLWLLDHIGLIDEDGRKKAWVKSSPTGWAAFELIAIFFVIGSIVWISRTWLALRSTKVFLVNKRIGGRNEVDVVLREQEVESLRPDQKNTLAQLIKDRLTRGSFKGLWGRLISVALWEFTVRRRVTQKRFRCVPTVRILLSSATALRTSKEIEDAIEVRVQAEEEELRKRSFIDILWALGVTAPLVGLFGTVTGISESFKIIGKREVQESGFMEALASGINEALYTTICGLIVGIAFMLAYYWYNYKLERIHAMWVIFASEFIDQLKHQVGNSKADKNEPA, from the coding sequence ATGTTGTTGACACAGATAATCAGAATAAAAAGCCGTGGTGTCTTCTGGATCGCCCTGGCAGGGTTAGTGATCGGGGGCACCAGCCTGGGCTGGGCACAATCGGTAGATACTACGATTTGCATCAAAAAGCCTGTCGCGATCAGGAGCGATACGGCCCAGGGTACCGATGTGGACATTCGTGTCAGATGGCAGGTGGAGTGCGACACCCTTCGATTACCGCCGCAGACATTTGATGAGTTCCGAGTATGGTGTTCCGAAGACGCGCTCTTCGATGGTGTCACCGTCCAGTCGCAAAGGATCACCGATGACTCTGTCATTGTATTCTATGGCAAAGATTCTACCGCCAGCTATTACTTCAAAGTAGTGGGGTACAGAGGCGGCGAGGAGATTACCACATCGGAGATAATGCCTTTCTCCCTGGTGCGAGCAGGAGAGGGCGTTTATTATCGAACACTGGGCTACTGGTTTCTGTGGCTTCTGGATCACATCGGGCTGATTGATGAGGATGGTCGTAAGAAAGCGTGGGTAAAGTCCTCACCAACCGGCTGGGCTGCGTTCGAGTTGATTGCCATATTCTTTGTCATAGGCAGCATTGTTTGGATAAGCAGAACCTGGTTGGCGCTCAGGTCGACCAAAGTCTTCCTGGTTAATAAGCGGATTGGAGGACGCAACGAGGTCGATGTGGTCCTCCGTGAGCAGGAGGTAGAGTCTCTTAGGCCGGATCAGAAGAACACTCTCGCTCAGTTGATAAAGGACCGATTGACCCGCGGGTCCTTCAAGGGACTGTGGGGCCGACTTATCAGTGTCGCGTTGTGGGAATTCACGGTAAGACGCCGGGTCACACAAAAACGCTTTCGCTGTGTTCCCACGGTGAGGATTCTGCTATCATCGGCAACCGCCCTGCGTACCAGCAAAGAGATCGAGGACGCCATAGAGGTTCGCGTCCAGGCGGAGGAAGAGGAACTGCGCAAACGGAGTTTCATTGATATCCTCTGGGCCTTGGGTGTAACGGCGCCCCTGGTGGGGTTGTTCGGAACCGTAACCGGTATTAGCGAGTCGTTCAAGATCATCGGCAAGAGAGAAGTTCAAGAAAGTGGATTCATGGAGGCTCTCGCCAGCGGCATCAACGAAGCGCTGTACACTACTATCTGTGGATTGATAGTCGGGATCGCCTTCATGTTGGCCTATTACTGGTACAATTACAAACTGGAGCGAATTCATGCCATGTGGGTGATATTTGCTTCGGAGTTTATTGACCAGCTCAAACACCAGGTGGGTAATAGCAAAGCCGATAAAAACGAACCGGCATGA
- a CDS encoding protein kinase, which produces MIFDEGRQFAHFKVIRKLGEGGMGEVYLAEDLKLGRNVALKILQSEFFDDPDRLQRFTREAKTAAKISHANVMAIYDLDRARDESSDRDISYIVMENVSGQTLSEYLVSRTPSNAELLRLSERIAAGLSAAHQLKIVHRDIKSDNIKVDDTGEVKILDFGLAKPLDIVLGSKEADMTDTASNELTQEGKILGTVTYMSPEQARGGPIDTRSDIFSFGILLYRMFSGVSPFEGPDKVSVLAKILEGRQEPLRLKNESIPAELERIIDKCLQKDPNDRYQDTRDLVVDLRSLRRQHDSTISDSSSVMTNAPKFKKTVMFNLSWKKVVLAIAALVTLLAILIMVVVPVVFVSHSDDTPVSGLANLENLGENITRALADQGLLDEDGSIRVSGLPKLPVQANALAILGFDNKTGNTELDWLQAGLPEILLTDLAQSGAMNIIGRSRVLDCLSDKVKSTTDLASHQECVTAARSLGAATVLSGAFYKMGDKIRIDARLEDIKSGQILLAEKVVGDDPFVLVDSLTQKIARSMNVKGPKSADREVADITSSSPEAYREYILGMDKFGLSEYDEANEHFEKAIAIDSNFALPYMRIGMGYSLRNRAQEAIPYFAAAQRFEDRLPIKERSLLDIYNDIWFNQQYDDGMVKCKAFVANYPNDKEARSFYAILLHQLGKDSESALAHLDTVMALDSRFMLALSWYTQIYGGLQDYDKVIEYGILMKSYYPESPESYQILMTAYHQLDLHDEAIATAQELLQKFPDDDQALTTLLSSYIIKRNFDSAAFYTEKIREKHGDDPFKMLNYHYFRCNQEFWKGRFHSGMDELFNGLEVAKGMNDSSRITQAYIRISNRYETLDMKDSSLHYNHEALKWATIFQKLDLYVSEVQWDPSSEPTVRPLIETGLNDFRSRLPQEMWNLADLLQNMFDARCNADTALLIDALRSLIEDANQGGSGVRAQWGALLVLTHRYDEGKTVLSEVLSGQHETTNSWNYLPSLYYMGIAEEALGDPDAAVEAYREVLKYWSDPDVELDEIIDTRERLARLTS; this is translated from the coding sequence GTGATATTTGATGAAGGTCGACAATTCGCGCATTTCAAAGTTATCCGCAAACTCGGCGAGGGCGGCATGGGCGAAGTATATCTGGCCGAGGACCTGAAACTGGGTCGCAATGTCGCTCTCAAGATTTTGCAGTCGGAGTTTTTCGACGATCCTGACCGGCTGCAGCGCTTTACCCGTGAAGCCAAGACGGCTGCAAAAATATCGCACGCCAACGTTATGGCTATCTACGATCTGGATCGCGCCCGCGATGAGTCATCGGATAGAGATATCTCCTACATCGTAATGGAAAATGTCAGCGGCCAGACACTCTCTGAATACCTGGTAAGTCGGACTCCTTCCAACGCCGAACTGCTCAGGCTGTCCGAACGAATCGCCGCCGGATTGTCGGCTGCACACCAGCTCAAGATCGTCCATCGTGACATCAAGTCCGACAACATCAAAGTCGACGACACCGGCGAGGTCAAGATTCTTGACTTCGGTCTGGCCAAACCACTGGACATAGTGCTCGGCTCAAAAGAGGCCGACATGACCGACACCGCCTCCAATGAGCTGACTCAGGAAGGCAAAATCCTGGGGACCGTGACCTACATGTCACCGGAACAAGCGCGCGGTGGACCAATCGACACCCGCTCGGACATTTTTTCGTTCGGCATTCTGCTCTACCGGATGTTTTCAGGCGTGTCGCCATTCGAAGGACCGGACAAAGTCTCTGTGCTGGCCAAGATTCTGGAGGGTCGCCAGGAGCCGTTGAGGCTGAAGAACGAGAGCATCCCGGCCGAGCTTGAACGAATCATCGACAAGTGTTTGCAAAAAGACCCCAACGATCGCTACCAGGACACGCGCGATTTGGTGGTTGATCTGCGCAGTCTGAGACGTCAGCATGACAGCACCATCTCCGATAGTTCTTCAGTCATGACCAATGCGCCTAAGTTCAAAAAGACCGTTATGTTCAACTTGAGTTGGAAGAAAGTCGTCTTGGCGATAGCGGCTCTTGTGACGCTATTGGCGATCCTGATCATGGTTGTGGTGCCGGTGGTATTTGTGAGTCATTCGGATGATACTCCGGTAAGTGGGCTGGCCAATCTCGAAAACCTCGGAGAGAACATCACTCGGGCTTTAGCTGACCAGGGACTATTGGACGAGGACGGGTCCATTCGTGTTTCGGGGCTGCCCAAGTTACCAGTCCAGGCCAACGCTCTGGCCATTCTGGGTTTCGACAATAAGACCGGCAACACAGAACTCGACTGGTTGCAGGCCGGATTGCCTGAGATTCTGCTGACCGACTTGGCTCAGAGCGGCGCCATGAATATCATCGGACGCAGCCGCGTGCTGGACTGTCTTTCAGACAAAGTGAAAAGCACTACCGACCTGGCTTCACACCAGGAATGTGTAACGGCTGCCCGGTCTCTCGGTGCGGCTACCGTGTTGTCGGGAGCCTTCTACAAAATGGGTGACAAGATTCGCATCGATGCCCGGCTGGAGGATATCAAATCGGGACAGATACTGCTGGCTGAGAAAGTTGTCGGCGATGATCCCTTCGTGCTGGTCGACAGTCTCACCCAGAAGATCGCGCGGTCGATGAATGTCAAGGGGCCCAAATCGGCCGATCGTGAAGTAGCCGACATCACATCGTCATCACCCGAAGCCTATCGCGAGTATATCCTCGGTATGGACAAGTTCGGTCTTTCGGAGTACGACGAGGCCAACGAGCATTTTGAGAAGGCGATCGCGATTGATTCAAACTTCGCCCTACCGTACATGCGGATCGGGATGGGGTACTCTCTCAGAAACCGGGCTCAGGAAGCCATACCGTATTTCGCGGCGGCCCAACGGTTCGAGGATCGCCTGCCGATCAAGGAAAGGTCCCTACTGGATATCTACAACGATATCTGGTTCAACCAGCAGTACGACGACGGCATGGTCAAATGCAAGGCCTTCGTGGCCAACTATCCCAACGACAAGGAGGCACGTTCTTTCTACGCCATTCTCCTGCATCAACTAGGGAAGGACAGCGAGTCGGCGCTGGCCCACCTCGACACTGTTATGGCTCTCGATAGTCGATTCATGCTTGCCCTGTCTTGGTACACCCAGATATACGGGGGGCTCCAGGACTACGACAAGGTCATCGAGTACGGAATTCTGATGAAAAGCTACTATCCGGAATCTCCTGAATCGTATCAAATCCTCATGACCGCCTATCACCAGTTGGACCTTCACGACGAAGCTATTGCGACGGCCCAAGAACTGTTGCAGAAGTTCCCGGATGATGACCAGGCTCTGACCACACTGCTATCTTCGTACATTATAAAACGGAATTTCGACAGCGCCGCTTTCTATACCGAGAAGATTCGAGAGAAGCACGGCGATGATCCTTTCAAAATGTTGAACTACCATTATTTCAGGTGCAACCAGGAGTTCTGGAAAGGGAGATTCCACAGTGGCATGGATGAACTCTTCAACGGTCTGGAAGTGGCCAAAGGAATGAACGACAGTTCCAGGATCACTCAAGCCTATATCAGGATTTCGAATCGGTATGAAACCCTTGATATGAAAGACTCGTCTCTACACTACAATCATGAAGCACTGAAGTGGGCTACGATATTCCAGAAGCTCGACCTGTACGTCAGTGAGGTCCAATGGGACCCATCGTCCGAGCCGACCGTCCGGCCGCTGATCGAAACAGGCCTGAACGACTTCCGTTCCCGACTGCCCCAAGAGATGTGGAACCTCGCTGATCTACTTCAGAACATGTTCGACGCCCGATGCAACGCCGACACCGCCTTGTTGATAGACGCACTGCGCTCCCTTATCGAAGATGCGAATCAAGGTGGGTCGGGCGTTCGCGCCCAGTGGGGTGCGTTGTTGGTCTTGACCCACCGCTACGATGAGGGCAAGACGGTTTTGTCCGAGGTTCTTTCGGGCCAACACGAAACCACCAACTCGTGGAACTATCTACCGAGTTTGTATTACATGGGTATCGCCGAGGAGGCTTTGGGCGACCCGGATGCCGCTGTGGAAGCTTACCGCGAGGTTCTGAAATATTGGTCTGATCCTGACGTCGAGCTTGATGAAATCATCGACACTCGTGAGCGATTGGCCCGGCTGACGAGTTAG